A stretch of DNA from Brevibacillus ruminantium:
CCCCGTCCCCAACCAGCAGATGATCCTGCAAAAAAGCGCGCAACTCTTTCGTTTTGACTGACAAATCCATCCCTTCTCTCTTCATCGCTATTGCCTACATATCAAAAACGGAAGGTCCGGCGTTGAAATAACGTGCCTCCGGATGGGCGAAAACCATGGCCGTTACGGACGCTTCCGGTTCCATCATGAAGCCTTCCGTCAAATGAATGCCGATGTCTTCCGGCTTCAACAACCGGAATAACTGTCCCTGATCCTCCAAACTCGGGCATGCCGGGTAGCCAAAGGAAACACGAATGCCTTGATATCTGGCTCCAAACCTTTCCAGCATGGTCATTTCGGCTGGGTCCGGGAAGCCCCAGCTATCCCGCATTACGTGGTGGACACGCTCGGCAAACGCCTCTGCCAGCTCCAGGGCCAGCGCCTGCAAGACGTGAGAGCGGAGATAATCACCCTGAAGCTTCAAACGCTCGGACTGTTCGCGAATTCCGCTGCCTGCGGTGACGGCCAGAAAGCCGACGTAATCCATTTCACCGCTATCGACAGGGCGAAGAAAGTCAGACAAGCAGAGATGCGGCTCTTCCGGCTGGCGCGGAAATTGAAATCGCTCCAGGACGCGCGCATGATCACGCGGATCGTAGATCAGAATCTCGTCTCCGCTCGCTTGTGCCGGGAAGAATTGATAGATCCCATTTGCCGTGATCGAACCTTGCTGAACGGCTGCTGCCAGCAGCTCCTGCACCAGATCGTGCAGCTCCGTTACTTTTTCGTCTCCATTTTCCAACAGCTTTTCGACATTGCCGCGCACACCCAGATGCTTTCCGAGCAGCATCCGCAGGTTCAGATAGGGCTGTAGATGGCTGAGCGGGTAATTGCGCAAGACGTGACGCTCGCAATCAGGCGGCAGATGAATCGGTACCGTACGGCTTACCGCCGAACGCTTGGGTTTTGTAGACTTCTCCGCTTCCTGAACGGGCTGGGCAGTAGCAGCTACATCCACTGCCTGCTGCTGCTCAGCGATCAGTTGCTCTCGCTCTTCAGGATTTTGCAGGCGGTTAAACAGGTCCAGGCCGTCCATTGCATCCTTGGCATACAGGACGATCCCTTTGTACTCAGGAGCGATCCGGTTCGAGGTAAATTTACGCGTCAGCGCTGCGCCCCCCACCATCAGCGGTACATCAATCCCCGCCTCGCGCAAGTCCTGTGCTGTAATCACCATCTGCTGGGCGGATTTGACCAACAAGCCAGAGAGTCCGATTGCATCCGGCTTCTCTTCCCTGCAAGCCGCAATCAACTGCTCGGGCGGTACCTTGATCCCCAAATTGACGACTTCGTAGCCATTGTTTGAGAGAATGATCTCCACCAGGTTTTTCCCGATATCATGAACATCGCCTTTTACCGTGGCAAGCAGGATTTTCCCTTTTGCCGCCGATTCCGATTTTTCCATGAACGGCTCCAGGAACGAAACGGACGCTTTCATGACTTCCGCACTCTGCAGCACTTCCGCTACGATCAGCTGGTTGGTGTTAAACAGGCGGCCTACTTCTTCCATTCCTGTCATCAGCGGGCCGTTGATGATCTCCAGCGGAGCGTATTTATCCAAGGCCAGCTTGAGGTCGTCGACCAGTCCGTCTTTGGAGCCTTCCACCACATACCGTGCCAGTCTCTCTTCCAGCGGCAGAGACGCTACCTCCACGCCCGTTTCCTTTTTCTTCTGGCGGTAAAATTCGGTAAAGGCCGCCAGCGTTTCGTCAGTGGTATCAAACAGCAGTGCCTCGGCCAGCTTTTTCTCTTCGTCGGGAATCGAAGCGTAGCGTTCCAGCTTTTCTGTGTTCACGATGGCGTAGTCCAGACCCGCCAGCGTGGTGTGATAGATGAAGACCGCGTTGAGCACTTCACGTCCCGCTGCCGGAAGTCCAAAGGAAACGTTGCTGACCCCGAGAATGATCTTGCACTCCGGCATCGCTTCTTTGATCAAGCGAATCCCTTCGACTGTAGCCTTGGCTGAGCCAATGTACTGCTCATCGCCTGTCCCGACCGGGAAGACAAGCGGGTCAAAAATGATATCCCGCGGATTGACGCCAAACTGGTTGACCAGCAAATCATAGGAGCGCTCAGCCACTTCCAGCTTCCGTTCCGCCGTCACGGCCATGCCTGTCTCATCAATGGTACCCACAACAACAGCCGCACCGTATTGATGGATCAGGGGCACGACTTGCTCAAAGCGCTCCAGCCCATCCTCCAGGTTGATCGAGTTGAGAATCGCTTTTCCCTGTGAATATTTCAGTCCCAGCTCCATGACACGGGCATCCGTGGAGTCGATCATCAACGGAGCTTTCACTTTTTTCACAATATATTGAAGAAACTTTTCCATGTCGGCGTACTCATCGCGATCCGGGTCAGCCAGACAGATATCGATTACATGCGCTCCCCGCTTTACCTGGGCGCGTGCAATGTCCGAAGCTTCTTCGTAATGGCCGCCGGCGATCATCTCACGGAATTTTCGCGAACCAATGACATTGGTACGCTCCCCGACGAGCAGCGGACGATTGTCCTGTTCCACATAGACGACATCGATACCCGATACGGCGCTGAAAGCCTGCTCGTGCTTTTGACGCGGCTTTACGCCGCTAAGCGCCTCCGCCATGGCCCTGATATGATCAGGAGTCGTCCCGCAACAGCCTCCGGCGACATTTAGCCAGCCTTGCTCGGCAAAAGCCTTGATCTTCGCTGCCAATCCTTGCGGGGTCTCATGATAGTGGCCGTTTTCATCCGGAAGCCCTGCATTTGGGTAACAGCTCACGCCGCACTCAGCCATGCCAGAAAGCGTTCGGATATGATCGCGCATGAACTCCGGGCCAGTCGCGCAGTTAAGACCGATTGTGACCGGCTTCAGATGCTCCAGAGAGACGTAAAACGCCTCGATGTTTTGGCCAGCCAGCGTCGTTCCCATCGGCTCAATGGTACCGGAGAGCATCACAGGCACCTCCGTGCCGAGCTCGTCAAACGCTTTGCGAATCCCGATCCCGCCTGCTTTTACATTCAAGGTATCCTGGGAGGTTTCCAGAAGCAGCACATCTACTTCCCCGAGCAGCAGTCCCTTTGCCTGACGATAGTACGATTCCACCAGCTCATCGAAGGTGACGCCGCCTGTCAAGGAAAGTGTCTTGGTCGTTGGCCCCATCGCACCTGCTACAAAACGTGGCCACTCCGGCGTGGAAAAAGCATCCACTGCCTCGCGCGCAAGCCTGGCTGCAGCTATGTTGATTTCCAGATCTTTGTCCGCTACATCGTACTCGGCCAAGACTACGGATGTGGCGCCAAATGTATTTGTCTCGACGATATCGGCTCCCGCCTCAAGATACTTTTCATGGATGGAGCGGATGACATCGGGACGCGTCAGGTTCAACAGTTCATTACAGCCATCGTACTCGTCGCCTCCAAAATCCTCCGGGGTCAGCTCAGCTTGCTGCAGCATGGTCCCCATGGCGCCGTCCAGTATCAGAATTTTCCGGTAAAGTTGTTCACGAAAATTGGGTTTCATGGCAAACTCCTTTTCTGCAAGCAACGGATCTCAGAACAACAAAAAACCTCTCCTGTGTGCAGAAGAGGATTTGTCGGCGAAAAATGACACCATGACGCATCCTCTTATCTTTCAAAGCACACGGCTTTGCTGGAATTGGCACCTGAAAAATTCGGTTGCCGAGGCTTCATAGGGCCAGTCCCTCTGCCTCTCTGGATAAGAGATGTCGCTTTGCTATTCGATTCATTCCAGTTATTGCAAGGTTTGAAAGTTATCTTAACACCCCCCTTCCCTTTCGTCAATGCTGAAATTTGTCTGAAACTCTTGACAGCAGCGCCCATATTTGTTTCATCTAGTCATTCGCCCACACTCTTCTCCGCTCTTGTGTATAGACTAAAGCATATCGGAAAGGAGGAAAACAAACATGAGTACATCTTTTTGCGGAAGCGGCTTTTTCGGCGAGAGCTTTGCCTTGGTGCTCGTCCTGTTTATCCTGCTGGTCATCGTCGGGTGCAGCTGCGATAATTAAGGAGCCTACCTACGAAAGAAGCCTGGCTTACGCCGGGCTTCTTTTTTCAATTGCATTTATTCTTGTGTTCATTTAGCATATTCTGGAGGGTGAGTATGTACTCGTCCAGGGTTTGGCTTAAATCTACCACAGCCTCATTGGTCAGGCTTCCTGTTTCCCGAACCCTGTTTGCCAATTCCCTTCTCATTTTCTCTGTAATCTCTACCAACTCATCCATGCCCGTACCCTTTCTGATTCTCTGCTCCGTCTTTCCCTTTCTCGTCGGATGACTGGCCTCAGAGATTTTTTCTTTCGTGTGTCGGGGTATTCCTTTTCTTGAATGGGACGAAGGAACACCTTGAAGAGACTTGTATGGTGTAATCGACCTTCCCCCCCTTTTTGTTTTTACATAACT
This window harbors:
- the metH gene encoding methionine synthase; translation: MKPNFREQLYRKILILDGAMGTMLQQAELTPEDFGGDEYDGCNELLNLTRPDVIRSIHEKYLEAGADIVETNTFGATSVVLAEYDVADKDLEINIAAARLAREAVDAFSTPEWPRFVAGAMGPTTKTLSLTGGVTFDELVESYYRQAKGLLLGEVDVLLLETSQDTLNVKAGGIGIRKAFDELGTEVPVMLSGTIEPMGTTLAGQNIEAFYVSLEHLKPVTIGLNCATGPEFMRDHIRTLSGMAECGVSCYPNAGLPDENGHYHETPQGLAAKIKAFAEQGWLNVAGGCCGTTPDHIRAMAEALSGVKPRQKHEQAFSAVSGIDVVYVEQDNRPLLVGERTNVIGSRKFREMIAGGHYEEASDIARAQVKRGAHVIDICLADPDRDEYADMEKFLQYIVKKVKAPLMIDSTDARVMELGLKYSQGKAILNSINLEDGLERFEQVVPLIHQYGAAVVVGTIDETGMAVTAERKLEVAERSYDLLVNQFGVNPRDIIFDPLVFPVGTGDEQYIGSAKATVEGIRLIKEAMPECKIILGVSNVSFGLPAAGREVLNAVFIYHTTLAGLDYAIVNTEKLERYASIPDEEKKLAEALLFDTTDETLAAFTEFYRQKKKETGVEVASLPLEERLARYVVEGSKDGLVDDLKLALDKYAPLEIINGPLMTGMEEVGRLFNTNQLIVAEVLQSAEVMKASVSFLEPFMEKSESAAKGKILLATVKGDVHDIGKNLVEIILSNNGYEVVNLGIKVPPEQLIAACREEKPDAIGLSGLLVKSAQQMVITAQDLREAGIDVPLMVGGAALTRKFTSNRIAPEYKGIVLYAKDAMDGLDLFNRLQNPEEREQLIAEQQQAVDVAATAQPVQEAEKSTKPKRSAVSRTVPIHLPPDCERHVLRNYPLSHLQPYLNLRMLLGKHLGVRGNVEKLLENGDEKVTELHDLVQELLAAAVQQGSITANGIYQFFPAQASGDEILIYDPRDHARVLERFQFPRQPEEPHLCLSDFLRPVDSGEMDYVGFLAVTAGSGIREQSERLKLQGDYLRSHVLQALALELAEAFAERVHHVMRDSWGFPDPAEMTMLERFGARYQGIRVSFGYPACPSLEDQGQLFRLLKPEDIGIHLTEGFMMEPEASVTAMVFAHPEARYFNAGPSVFDM
- a CDS encoding YjcZ family sporulation protein, translated to MSTSFCGSGFFGESFALVLVLFILLVIVGCSCDN
- a CDS encoding aspartyl-phosphate phosphatase Spo0E family protein, yielding MDELVEITEKMRRELANRVRETGSLTNEAVVDLSQTLDEYILTLQNMLNEHKNKCN